CTGCGAGCTCGACGACGCGCACCCCCTGACTCGCCTCGACGCGGGTGCGCTCGTGCTCGTGCTCGCCGACTCGGCCGCCATGCTCGCCGACGACGCGTTCCGCGCCCGCGCGCTCGCCGCGCTCCACGCGGAACTCGCAACACTCCGGCAAGAGCGCCCCGATGCCTGGCTGCTGCTCGCCATGCAGCAGCCGCTCGAGAGCTACGGCGCGCGCAACGGCGCGGACCTCGCGACCGCAGTCCACAAGGACCTGTACCCGGTCACGGGGACGCTGCTGTGGCCGATCGTGCGCCCGATCGAGTGGCTCGTGGGACGCCGCGCCGAGAACCTGTACGAATGGCCGGTGCGCGGGCTGCGGCGCGACGTGTACCAGGCGCTCGCCGACTCACCCGTCGACGCCGTGCTCTCGGGCCAGGACGAGAGCCTGCAGCTCATGGAGCTCGAGCGGGGCGCGCGCTGGCAGATCGTCTCGGGCGCGGGCTCCGACAAGTCGCGCGTGAAGCGGATCTTCCTCGAGTCCGAGCCGCGGCTCTTGTTCGCCGCCGGCCGCGGCGACGATTTCCGCTCGGGCTACGGCTTCGTGGCGATCGCGGCCTCGCCCCAGAAGCTGCGCGTCGAGTTCTGGGACATGGCGGTGAAGCAGCCGCTATTCGTCGCCGAGCTTGTCAGGCCTCACTGACGTTCGTTCGCCTTCGGCTCACTGCGCGTGCCCGACCTGTGATCGCATGGGCACCCTACCCATGCTCCGGCACTTGCGGCCTCGCTCAGGGCGGCCTTCGCTCGGCCCCTACTACTCGTCGCCGAGCTTGTTCGAGCGAGTCACTCGCCGGAGCGTGGTCAGGGCGAACACGAGTAGCTTGCCGTCGGCAGGGTCGAGGAAGCGTGTCTCGATCATCACGGTACGGCCGCGCTCGCGCACGATGCGCGCCTCCAGGTGGAAGGTCGGGCCCATCACCGGGTCGAAGTAGTCGACGCGCATGTTGGTGGTGGCGAGCCAGGGGCGGTTGGCCTCGCCGTCTGCGGCGGCGGCCTCGCCCGTGCGCGACGCGAACAGCGAGATCAGGTCGACGTAGGTCGGCGTGAAGCCGCCGAAGAGCTGGCCGCGCGGGTTGCGCACGCGATCGGGCAGGTGAGCCTCGACTCTGAGCACGCCCTTGCCGCGCTCGAGCAGCTTCCAGTTCCAGGCCTCGAGGAAGTCACCGGCGGGGTGACCCTTGCCCAGGAGCTTCCCGGGCTCGGGCGCCATCC
This DNA window, taken from Myxococcota bacterium, encodes the following:
- a CDS encoding PaaI family thioesterase; this translates as MAPEPGKLLGKGHPAGDFLEAWNWKLLERGKGVLRVEAHLPDRVRNPRGQLFGGFTPTYVDLISLFASRTGEAAAADGEANRPWLATTNMRVDYFDPVMGPTFHLEARIVRERGRTVMIETRFLDPADGKLLVFALTTLRRVTRSNKLGDE